The region GGGGCTGAACTCGGTGTTCCACGGGTTCCGGGTGATCCCCCAGAGGGGGCTCTTCGTGACCCCTGAGTGAGCCTGCTCCGGTGTGGTGGTCCGGCAGTGCATGATGGCGCCTGCGTCGAGCAGGCGTTCGACGGTGGGAGCGGAGGTCTCGGGGCGGAAGTTCCGGAATGCCTTCGAGCCGTAGGTGGTGATCTCACCGGCGACGGAGTGCCAATCCTTGATCGCGCAGGGAACTCCCTCCAGCGGGCGGGCCTCCTCGGGGTTTCGTGCGTAGACGGCTTCGGCCTTGCGCGCCTGGTCGAGGGCTCGGTCGAAGTAGTCGTAGGTCAGGCAGTTCAGCTTCGGGTTGACCTCCTCCGAGCGCTTCACCACGGCCTGCATCAGATCCACCGGGGAGAGCGTCCCGCTTCTGAATGCGGCGAGCGCCTCCGTCGCCGTGATGTAGCAGAGATCCGAATCCGTGTAGTCCATTTGCAACTCCTGTGAGCGGAGGAAATGTTCGGCACGGAAGCTAGCCACCGCCGGGAGTTTCCCACATCCGTCGGATGACGTAGGCCGGAGGAGACGCTCAGGTGCCGGGTTCGTTGACCCCCGGACCGCCCGATGCGATCCTTCGAGCAGGGTCGACACCGCCCGGCTCTCGGCCGCAGACGGCTGGTCGCGCACTCCTGTGGAGGCCGGAAGGGAGGCGTTCGTGAGGGCCTCTCGCATCAAGGCCATCGCCCAGTCGGCGCCATCGTGGCCGGAGCCGTGCGGCACGCCACCGATCCGAGCGACATCCTGGCACCCCTGCGGGAGATCGCCTCCTTCGACGCAGCCATGCTCGCCGTCCGGGATCCGCTCAGCGGCCGGCAGCGCCCGCTGGTGAACCTGGGCTACGACAAAGGGTTGCTGGCCTTCATCAACCGTGAGTACCTCACCTGCCCCACCTATGACATCGCCCGCCGCTGCGACCTGCCCATGCGAATGTGCGATTACGGGCCGGAGTTCTATCGCACGCGGGTTTACCGCGAGTTCCTGGAATACGCGGGATACCGTGAGGGCATCACGCTCGTGCTCAGGTCCATGGAGGGCCATGGGCGGGTCACCGGACTGTTGACGATGAGTTTCTCGGACCCGCAGGCGGCGGACGACGGAGCGCGCCAGGGGATCGAACTCGTGGCCCCGGCGCTCGGGCAGTTGGTCGACGCCAGCCTCGCCCCCTCCTGGCTGGCCAGCCTGCTCGGCCGTACGGCGTCGGCGTTCGTCGTGAACGAGTGCGGCGCCGCGGTTTCGACCTCGCACGATCCGAGACGTGTACCGGAGCAACTCTCGGGGGCGGTCCTCGCGGCGGCTCGCGCCTTCCTGGCGACCGGCGCCGACTCGCTGCGGGGCTACTGCGCTCGGCTGGGGGACGCCCTGTGGGAACACGCTCACCTCGTGCGCCTGTCCGACCACCAGTGTGTCGATGGGCCCCGGGCGCTCCTGATGCTCGAGCTACAGCCGTTGCCGTTCGGGCTGACCGAACGTGAACTCGACGTGCTGACCCTCATCTCCCGTGGGCTGTCCAACCGCGCC is a window of Pseudonocardia sp. T1-2H DNA encoding:
- a CDS encoding helix-turn-helix transcriptional regulator: MRHATDPSDILAPLREIASFDAAMLAVRDPLSGRQRPLVNLGYDKGLLAFINREYLTCPTYDIARRCDLPMRMCDYGPEFYRTRVYREFLEYAGYREGITLVLRSMEGHGRVTGLLTMSFSDPQAADDGARQGIELVAPALGQLVDASLAPSWLASLLGRTASAFVVNECGAAVSTSHDPRRVPEQLSGAVLAAARAFLATGADSLRGYCARLGDALWEHAHLVRLSDHQCVDGPRALLMLELQPLPFGLTERELDVLTLISRGLSNRAIGLALRASPRTIGTHVEHLLLKTGLANRAALASYAMENAVVRLGL